One part of the Sphingobium yanoikuyae genome encodes these proteins:
- a CDS encoding cytochrome c oxidase assembly protein, whose protein sequence is MASLPPSPFDRDRRNRRTLVAMAGIGLAMLALGFASVPLYRIFCQTTGFGGTTQRAAADVKLTPVAGRTMSIRFDSNVQPGMPWEFRPEHRTDTVTVGARDMAIFIAKNLSDKPVTGTASFNVTPTQAGAYFTKIQCFCFTQQTLQPGEEVRMPVIYYVDPKILQDPDNKDTQQITLSYTFYPVEQGKQPS, encoded by the coding sequence ATGGCCTCGCTCCCGCCCTCGCCCTTTGACCGCGACCGCCGCAACCGGCGGACGCTGGTGGCGATGGCGGGCATCGGCCTGGCGATGCTTGCCCTCGGTTTCGCCTCGGTCCCGCTCTATCGCATCTTCTGCCAGACGACCGGCTTTGGCGGCACGACCCAGCGCGCGGCGGCCGATGTGAAGCTGACCCCGGTGGCCGGGCGGACCATGTCGATCCGCTTCGATTCCAATGTCCAGCCCGGCATGCCCTGGGAATTTCGGCCCGAACATCGCACCGACACGGTGACCGTGGGGGCCCGCGACATGGCGATTTTCATTGCAAAGAACCTGTCCGACAAGCCGGTGACCGGCACCGCCAGCTTCAACGTCACGCCGACCCAGGCCGGCGCCTATTTCACCAAGATCCAGTGTTTCTGCTTCACCCAGCAGACGCTGCAGCCCGGTGAGGAAGTGCGCATGCCGGTCATCTATTATGTCGATCCCAAGATATTGCAGGATCCCGACAACAAGGACACGCAGCAGATAACGCTCAGCTACACCTTCTATCCTGTTGAGCAGGGGAAGCAGCCAAGCTAA
- a CDS encoding glutaminyl-peptide cyclotransferase, with the protein MRQGLLALACALTLTMPARAETPWTLVKAYPHDPAAFTEGLFYLDGALYESTGLEGQSEIRKVALKTGKVEQRRVVEQPYFGEGIVNWGGKLVSLTWRHRQGFVWKLDDFSPLSTFRYEGEGWGLTQDGRSIIMSDGSAQLRFLDPETLNEQRRITVTWNGRAVDRLNELEWVKGEIWANVWYDTKIARIDPRSGGVIDWIDVAPLRKQAGVTDSEAVANGIAYDAKSDRVFITGKNWPKLFEIRVGK; encoded by the coding sequence ATGAGGCAAGGGCTGCTGGCGCTCGCCTGCGCCCTCACCCTGACCATGCCGGCTCGGGCCGAAACGCCCTGGACACTGGTCAAGGCCTATCCGCATGACCCGGCGGCCTTCACCGAGGGCCTCTTCTACCTCGACGGCGCGCTCTATGAGAGCACCGGCCTCGAAGGCCAGTCGGAGATTCGCAAGGTCGCGCTCAAGACCGGCAAGGTCGAGCAGCGCCGCGTGGTCGAGCAGCCCTATTTCGGCGAAGGCATCGTCAACTGGGGCGGCAAGCTGGTCAGCCTGACCTGGCGCCACCGCCAGGGCTTCGTGTGGAAGCTGGACGATTTCTCGCCCCTCTCCACCTTCCGCTATGAAGGCGAAGGCTGGGGCCTGACCCAGGATGGCCGGTCGATCATCATGAGCGACGGCAGCGCGCAGCTGCGCTTCCTCGACCCCGAGACGCTGAACGAACAGCGCCGCATTACCGTCACCTGGAACGGCCGCGCGGTCGATCGGCTCAATGAGCTGGAATGGGTCAAGGGCGAGATCTGGGCCAATGTCTGGTACGACACGAAGATCGCCCGGATCGACCCGCGCAGCGGCGGCGTGATCGACTGGATCGATGTCGCCCCGCTGCGCAAGCAGGCCGGCGTCACCGACAGCGAAGCCGTCGCCAACGGCATCGCCTATGACGCGAAGAGCGATCGCGTCTTCATCACCGGCAAGAACTGGCCGAAACTGTTCGAGATCAGGGTCGGAAAGTAA
- the thrC gene encoding threonine synthase, with translation MQYVSTRGSAPALGFEDVTLAGLASDGGLYVPESWPQFSAADIRALAGLSYVETAVRVMAPFVAGSLSEEELRDLCTAAYGRFSHDAVTPLVQLDNRHWMLELFHGPTLAFKDVALQLLGQLFERFLSRRDDHLTIVGATSGDTGSAAIDAVAGREKVDIFMLHPEGRVSDVQRRQMTTVLAPNVYNIAIDGSFDDAQALVKRMFNDADFKARFNLSAVNSINWARLMAQVVYYFYAAVRLGAPDRPIAFSVPTGNFGDVFAGYVASKMGLPVARLVVATNVNDILHRALSEGDYSQGQVVPTATPSMDIQVSSNFERLLFDAGGRDGVALAQQMQGFEASKAMRLTNAQREGAANLFTSARIDADGMTMAMRWAFDAAGQVIDPHSAIGLAAAREADIDPSIPVVTLATAHAAKFRDAVERATGTRPPLPARVGDLFAREESYAKLPGTFEAVTAYVAERATPRG, from the coding sequence ATGCAATATGTCAGCACCAGGGGAAGCGCACCGGCGCTCGGTTTTGAAGATGTCACGCTGGCGGGCCTGGCGTCCGACGGCGGGCTTTATGTGCCGGAGAGCTGGCCGCAATTTTCCGCTGCCGACATTCGCGCGCTCGCCGGCCTTTCCTATGTCGAAACCGCCGTGCGGGTCATGGCGCCGTTCGTCGCCGGATCGCTGAGCGAAGAGGAACTGCGTGACCTCTGCACCGCCGCCTATGGCCGGTTCAGCCATGACGCGGTGACGCCGCTGGTGCAGCTCGACAATCGCCACTGGATGCTGGAGCTGTTCCATGGTCCGACCCTGGCGTTCAAGGATGTTGCGCTCCAGCTGCTCGGCCAGCTGTTCGAGCGCTTCCTGTCGCGCCGCGACGACCATCTGACCATCGTCGGCGCCACATCGGGCGACACCGGTTCGGCCGCGATCGACGCGGTCGCCGGCCGCGAGAAGGTCGACATCTTCATGCTGCATCCCGAGGGGCGCGTGTCCGACGTGCAGCGCCGCCAGATGACCACGGTGCTGGCGCCGAACGTCTACAACATCGCGATCGACGGCAGCTTCGACGATGCGCAGGCGCTGGTGAAGCGCATGTTCAACGACGCGGACTTCAAGGCGCGCTTCAACCTGTCGGCGGTGAACAGCATCAACTGGGCGCGGCTGATGGCGCAGGTCGTCTATTATTTCTACGCCGCCGTGCGGCTGGGCGCGCCCGATCGCCCGATCGCCTTCTCGGTGCCGACCGGCAATTTCGGCGATGTCTTCGCCGGCTATGTCGCGTCGAAAATGGGCCTGCCGGTCGCCAGGCTGGTGGTCGCCACCAACGTCAACGACATCCTGCACCGCGCCCTGTCGGAGGGCGACTATAGCCAGGGCCAGGTCGTGCCGACCGCGACGCCCAGCATGGACATTCAGGTCAGCTCCAATTTCGAGCGGCTGCTGTTCGATGCCGGCGGCCGTGACGGCGTTGCGCTCGCCCAGCAGATGCAGGGTTTCGAGGCGAGCAAGGCGATGCGCCTCACCAATGCCCAGCGCGAAGGTGCGGCCAACCTGTTCACCTCCGCCCGGATCGATGCCGACGGCATGACCATGGCGATGCGCTGGGCGTTCGACGCCGCCGGGCAGGTGATCGACCCGCATAGCGCCATCGGCCTCGCCGCCGCGCGCGAGGCGGACATCGACCCGTCGATCCCGGTGGTGACGCTGGCGACCGCCCATGCCGCCAAGTTCCGCGACGCGGTGGAACGGGCGACCGGCACGCGGCCGCCGCTGCCCGCACGGGTCGGCGACCTGTTCGCGCGCGAGGAAAGCTATGCCAAGCTGCCCGGCACCTTTGAGGCGGTGACCGCCTATGTCGCGGAGCGGGCGACGCCGCGCGGCTGA
- a CDS encoding DUF983 domain-containing protein, producing the protein MTAKATGMDLLAASARGLCPRCSAPTLFEGPVRFASGCRQCGLDYGQYNVGDGPAAFLTLIIGAVMVALALTLELTVHPPLWLHLLLWAPLTAGAVVGSLRVAKGALLTLEYRKNAREGRVVEKKDA; encoded by the coding sequence ATGACGGCGAAGGCGACAGGCATGGACCTGCTTGCGGCCTCCGCCCGCGGCCTTTGCCCCCGTTGCAGCGCACCGACCCTGTTCGAAGGGCCGGTGCGTTTTGCGTCGGGCTGCCGCCAGTGCGGGCTGGACTATGGCCAATATAATGTCGGCGACGGGCCGGCGGCTTTCCTGACGCTGATCATCGGCGCGGTCATGGTCGCGCTGGCGCTGACGCTGGAACTGACGGTCCATCCGCCGCTGTGGCTGCACCTGCTGCTGTGGGCGCCGCTGACCGCCGGCGCCGTGGTCGGCAGCCTGCGCGTCGCCAAGGGTGCGCTGCTGACGCTCGAATATCGCAAAAATGCCCGCGAGGGGCGGGTGGTGGAGAAGAAGGACGCATGA
- a CDS encoding endonuclease domain-containing protein translates to MPSIGPTSPNAARLRRNATECEQRLWAVLRNRHLEGFKFRRQATVGPFVVDFLCAECRFIVEIDGGQHDERTDASRTAQLQSAGYVIHRFWNHDVVENFDGVVERIRLELLATRAG, encoded by the coding sequence ATGCCCAGCATCGGCCCGACCAGTCCCAACGCCGCACGTCTGCGGCGCAACGCAACCGAATGTGAGCAACGGTTATGGGCCGTCCTGCGCAATCGCCATCTTGAAGGCTTCAAGTTCCGGCGCCAGGCGACGGTCGGGCCGTTTGTGGTGGATTTCCTCTGCGCCGAATGTCGCTTCATCGTCGAAATCGATGGCGGGCAGCATGATGAGCGAACAGATGCGTCGCGCACGGCGCAACTGCAATCGGCGGGCTATGTGATCCACCGGTTCTGGAATCATGATGTGGTCGAGAATTTCGACGGCGTGGTGGAGCGGATCAGGCTGGAATTGCTTGCCACTCGGGCGGGGTAA
- a CDS encoding heme o synthase, with protein sequence MASSPLSSGANAPVLPAHWRDFVALTKPRVMTLVVFTGLCGLLAAPGHIHPVLGFTAILCIALGAGAAAALNQWWEADIDAKMKRTASRPLPAGRMERQTALHFGVGLSFFSVILMGMATNWLAAAVLTVSILFYVFIYTIWLKPRTAQNIVIGGAAGAFPPVIGWAAVTGDITALPIALFMLIFFWTPPHFWALALFVKTDYAAAGIPMLPVVSGEVVTRRQILFYTFIMAVAALAPVALHLTGAIYGTAALVGTAIFAAMAFQVYLRRETDPARMAPEKRLFKYSILYLFLLFGAVVVDRWLLA encoded by the coding sequence ATGGCCAGTTCGCCGCTTTCGTCCGGGGCTAATGCCCCCGTCCTGCCCGCTCATTGGCGCGATTTCGTCGCGCTGACCAAGCCGCGCGTGATGACGCTTGTGGTGTTCACGGGCCTGTGCGGGTTGCTCGCCGCGCCCGGTCATATCCATCCGGTTCTGGGCTTTACCGCGATATTGTGCATCGCGCTGGGCGCCGGCGCGGCCGCCGCGCTCAACCAGTGGTGGGAAGCCGATATCGACGCCAAGATGAAGCGCACCGCCAGCCGGCCGCTGCCCGCCGGGCGGATGGAGCGGCAGACGGCGTTGCATTTCGGCGTCGGCCTGTCCTTCTTCTCGGTGATCCTGATGGGGATGGCGACCAACTGGCTCGCCGCCGCGGTGCTGACCGTCTCGATCCTCTTCTATGTCTTCATCTATACCATCTGGCTGAAGCCCCGGACGGCGCAGAATATCGTCATCGGCGGCGCGGCCGGCGCCTTCCCGCCGGTGATCGGCTGGGCGGCGGTGACGGGCGACATCACCGCGCTGCCGATTGCGCTGTTCATGCTGATCTTCTTCTGGACGCCGCCCCATTTCTGGGCGCTCGCGCTGTTCGTGAAGACCGATTATGCCGCCGCCGGCATTCCGATGCTGCCGGTCGTGTCGGGCGAGGTCGTCACCCGGCGCCAGATCCTCTTCTACACCTTCATCATGGCGGTTGCGGCGTTGGCCCCGGTCGCGCTGCACCTGACTGGCGCGATCTATGGCACGGCGGCGCTGGTCGGCACCGCGATCTTCGCCGCCATGGCCTTTCAGGTCTATCTGCGCCGCGAAACCGATCCCGCGCGCATGGCGCCGGAAAAGCGACTGTTCAAATATTCGATCCTCTATCTCTTCCTGCTGTTCGGGGCAGTGGTCGTCGACCGCTGGCTGCTGGCATGA
- the ygfZ gene encoding CAF17-like 4Fe-4S cluster assembly/insertion protein YgfZ, which yields MTDTTLTDRAILRISGEEARPFLQGLLTRDVLTLKDGEARWTALLTPQGKALFDFILWGDDGDILIDCEAAQADALAKRLTIYRLRRKVVIARDESLAVHWAIDAADKPRDPRLPDLGARWLAPASDGDAAAAFRAHRLSLGVFEGAAELGQDQTLWLETNAEELHGVDYDKGCYVGQENTARMHYRNKVNRRLVAVPLEQADEKRQRAALPDLNLSIELQRVEAIDPATLPAWLATAIAAQAAE from the coding sequence GCATTTCCGGCGAAGAGGCGCGCCCCTTCCTGCAGGGGCTGCTGACCCGCGACGTGCTGACGTTGAAAGACGGCGAAGCGCGCTGGACCGCGCTGCTGACGCCGCAGGGCAAGGCGCTGTTCGACTTCATCCTGTGGGGCGACGACGGCGATATATTGATCGACTGCGAGGCGGCACAGGCCGATGCGCTGGCGAAGCGGCTGACCATATACCGGTTGCGGCGCAAGGTGGTGATCGCGCGCGACGAGTCGCTGGCGGTGCATTGGGCGATCGATGCGGCCGACAAACCCCGCGACCCGCGCCTGCCAGACCTGGGCGCGCGCTGGCTGGCGCCGGCGAGCGATGGCGACGCCGCCGCCGCGTTCCGCGCGCATCGGCTGTCGCTTGGGGTGTTCGAAGGCGCGGCGGAACTGGGGCAGGACCAGACGCTGTGGCTGGAAACCAATGCCGAGGAACTGCACGGCGTCGATTATGACAAGGGCTGCTATGTCGGCCAGGAAAACACCGCGCGCATGCATTATCGCAACAAGGTGAACCGGCGGCTGGTCGCGGTGCCGCTGGAACAGGCCGACGAGAAGCGCCAGCGCGCCGCCCTGCCCGACCTCAATCTGTCGATCGAACTGCAACGGGTGGAGGCGATCGACCCCGCCACCCTGCCCGCCTGGCTCGCCACCGCGATCGCCGCGCAGGCCGCCGAATGA
- a CDS encoding SURF1 family protein, translating into MSGRRIPIVPTLLVCVAIVVMIALGIWQLQRRGEKESMLALAASNVSRPAVAFPKMPPVPDELLFRPSSVHCLRVVGWQVVAGRAADGSTGYRHIAQCATGAEGPGALVAVGVGQKPDDKPAWTGGQVEGWISQEPDHRSLLSRASGKTMPLRPMLVARAAPPGLKPMAPPSTADVPNNHLAYAVQWFIFAALAAIIYLLVLRRRNAEPPRPS; encoded by the coding sequence ATGAGCGGACGGCGCATCCCGATTGTCCCGACCCTGCTGGTCTGTGTCGCGATCGTAGTCATGATCGCGCTCGGCATCTGGCAGTTGCAGCGCCGGGGCGAGAAGGAATCCATGCTGGCGCTGGCCGCCAGCAATGTGTCGCGCCCGGCCGTCGCCTTCCCCAAAATGCCGCCGGTGCCCGACGAACTGCTGTTCCGCCCATCCTCGGTCCATTGCCTGCGCGTCGTCGGCTGGCAGGTGGTGGCCGGGCGCGCCGCCGACGGATCGACCGGCTATCGCCATATCGCCCAATGCGCGACCGGCGCCGAAGGGCCGGGCGCGCTGGTCGCGGTCGGCGTCGGCCAGAAGCCGGATGACAAGCCGGCCTGGACCGGCGGACAGGTCGAAGGCTGGATTTCGCAGGAGCCCGATCATCGCTCGCTCCTGTCGCGCGCCAGCGGCAAGACCATGCCACTGCGGCCGATGCTGGTCGCGCGCGCCGCGCCGCCGGGCCTGAAACCCATGGCGCCGCCCAGCACCGCCGACGTGCCCAACAATCATCTCGCCTATGCGGTGCAATGGTTCATTTTTGCCGCGCTGGCAGCAATAATCTATCTGCTTGTCCTGCGCCGGCGCAATGCGGAGCCACCAAGGCCGTCGTAA
- a CDS encoding class I SAM-dependent methyltransferase, with the protein MELKTLIGEPWSDYGLIDSGNGRKLERYGRFRFIRPEPQAMWAPATQDWRADGEFIPGSDEDGGGRWYYDKPVPAEGWPLHWKEVTFQSSCTPFRHLGFFPDMAPVWDFMRASTADKPEAEVMNLFGYTGVGTLGMSAAGARMVHVDASKKSVAQARANADLSGMGDRPIRWIVEDAAKFVAREVRRGRRYDGILLDPPKYGRGPDGEVWRLEEDLPGLIANCRQLLDADSRFLFLTVYAVRMSALAIGELLRQAFADLPGEVEAGELTVREEARGLLLPTAIWARWKR; encoded by the coding sequence ATGGAACTCAAGACTCTCATCGGCGAACCCTGGTCCGACTATGGCCTGATCGACTCGGGCAACGGCCGCAAGCTCGAACGCTATGGCCGTTTCCGCTTCATCCGCCCCGAACCGCAGGCGATGTGGGCGCCGGCGACGCAAGACTGGCGCGCCGACGGCGAATTCATCCCCGGATCGGACGAGGATGGCGGCGGCCGCTGGTATTATGACAAGCCGGTCCCGGCCGAAGGCTGGCCGCTGCACTGGAAGGAAGTGACCTTCCAGTCGAGCTGCACCCCCTTCCGCCATCTCGGCTTCTTCCCCGACATGGCGCCGGTGTGGGACTTCATGCGCGCCAGCACGGCCGACAAGCCCGAGGCCGAGGTGATGAACCTGTTCGGCTATACCGGCGTCGGCACGCTGGGCATGTCGGCGGCCGGCGCCCGCATGGTCCATGTCGATGCGTCGAAAAAATCGGTGGCGCAGGCGCGGGCGAACGCGGACCTGTCGGGCATGGGCGACCGGCCGATCCGCTGGATCGTCGAGGATGCGGCCAAGTTCGTCGCGCGCGAGGTGCGGCGCGGCCGCCGCTATGACGGCATATTGCTCGACCCGCCCAAATATGGCCGCGGCCCCGATGGCGAAGTTTGGCGGCTGGAAGAGGATCTGCCGGGCCTCATCGCCAATTGCCGCCAGTTGCTGGACGCGGACAGCCGCTTCCTGTTCCTCACCGTCTATGCGGTGCGCATGTCGGCGCTGGCGATCGGCGAATTGCTGCGCCAGGCCTTTGCCGACCTGCCCGGTGAGGTGGAAGCGGGCGAACTGACCGTGCGCGAGGAAGCCCGCGGCCTGCTGCTCCCCACCGCCATCTGGGCACGCTGGAAGCGGTAA
- a CDS encoding cytochrome c oxidase subunit 3, whose protein sequence is MAGAKNHDYHILPPSIWPLFGSMSALVMAMGAIMWMHPDAMPAGGGWIFLIGVAGVLFTMFSWWSNVIAEAHAGDHTPVVQLHLRYGMILFIASEVMFFVGWFWAFFDFSLFPSELAPIEGMFPSKGIEVMNAFELPLLNTLILLCSGTTVTWAHHALIHGDREGLKKGLWCTVILGALFSCIQAYEYMHAPFPFGGSPYSSAFYMATGFHGFHVLVGTIFLVVNLIRAYKGDFTPRQHFGFEAAAWYWHFVDVVWLFLFAAIYVWGGWGAPIHGG, encoded by the coding sequence ATGGCAGGCGCCAAGAACCACGATTATCATATCCTTCCGCCCAGCATCTGGCCGCTGTTCGGCTCGATGTCGGCGCTGGTGATGGCGATGGGCGCGATCATGTGGATGCATCCCGACGCGATGCCTGCCGGCGGTGGCTGGATCTTCCTGATCGGTGTGGCCGGTGTCCTCTTCACCATGTTCAGCTGGTGGAGCAATGTGATTGCCGAGGCGCATGCCGGCGATCATACCCCAGTGGTCCAGCTGCATCTGCGCTATGGCATGATCCTGTTCATCGCGTCGGAAGTGATGTTCTTCGTCGGCTGGTTCTGGGCCTTTTTCGACTTCTCCCTCTTTCCCAGCGAACTGGCGCCGATCGAGGGCATGTTCCCCTCCAAGGGCATCGAGGTGATGAACGCGTTCGAGCTGCCCTTGCTCAACACGCTGATCCTGCTCTGCTCGGGAACCACCGTGACCTGGGCGCATCACGCGCTGATCCATGGCGATCGCGAAGGGCTGAAGAAGGGCCTGTGGTGCACCGTGATCCTGGGTGCGCTGTTCAGCTGCATCCAGGCCTATGAATATATGCACGCGCCGTTCCCGTTCGGCGGCTCGCCCTATAGCTCGGCCTTCTACATGGCGACCGGCTTCCATGGCTTCCATGTGCTGGTCGGCACCATCTTCCTGGTGGTGAACCTGATCCGCGCCTATAAGGGCGACTTCACCCCGCGCCAGCATTTCGGCTTTGAAGCCGCCGCCTGGTACTGGCATTTCGTCGACGTGGTGTGGCTGTTCCTGTTCGCCGCCATCTATGTCTGGGGCGGCTGGGGCGCGCCGATCCACGGCGGCTGA